The following coding sequences lie in one Arachis ipaensis cultivar K30076 chromosome B03, Araip1.1, whole genome shotgun sequence genomic window:
- the LOC110269575 gene encoding uncharacterized protein LOC110269575 — translation MDGGGEVNQPPPKKKGIVFKKRKSDMVFIDSEPDKDGVVQLEDLSSFIVKQDKLHIFENDRDGSLVWDRRFPFNVVADEVVECISDISRVDEVGDIGVDQFLQVLGFRLAFIGHSQEKKHKKAVLETAEDVVLREQLSSKETALTELKKKFSDVEKER, via the exons ATGGATGGTGGGGGTGAAGTCAACCAGCCCCCACCCAAGAAGAAAGGAATTgtatttaaaaagagaaagtcaGACATGGTTTTTATCGACAGTGAACCGGACAAGGACGGAGTAGTGCAACTCGAAGATTTGTCGAGCTTTATAGTGAAACAAGACAaacttcatatttttgaaaatgacCGGGATGGATCATTGGTTTGGGATCGGAGGTTCCCTTTTAATGTTGTTGCAGACGAGGTTGTTGAATGTATTTCAGATATATCCCGGGTGGACGAGGTTGGGGACATAGGAGTTGATCAATTTCTTCAG GTGCTGGGATTCCGGTTGGCCTTTATCGGCCATAGTCAGGAGAAAAAACACAAGAAAGCTGTACTTGAGACTGCAGAGGATGTTGTTTTAAGAGAACAATTGAGTTCAAAGGAAACAGCCCTGActgaattgaagaaaaagtttTCTGATGTGGAAAAGGAGAGATGA
- the LOC107634212 gene encoding proteinase inhibitor PSI-1.2 yields the protein MAFNNARVILLVLLVVYGASFLGGEMKGVDAKICPQICYGASYMTCPSSGDMQLPPKCNCCVASTGCTLYNVDGTTICTAP from the exons ATGGCTTTCAACAATGCTAGAGTCATCCTTCTAGTCCTCCTCGTTGTCTATG GGGCAAGTTTTTTGGGAGGcgaaatgaaaggtgtggatgcTAAAATCTGCCCTCAAATATGTTACGGGGCATCATACATGACATGCCCCTCTTCAGGTGATATGCAACTCCCTCCAAAATGTAACTGCTGCGTTGCATCCACTGGCTGTACCCTTTACAACGTTGATGGAACCACCATTTGCACTGCTCCCTAG
- the LOC107632577 gene encoding uncharacterized protein LOC107632577 — protein MIVNSASDPILCRYFPSFLDGPALDWFCSLPADSISRFQELAKQFEDYFAASAIYLHDSDYLTTIKQGPQESLKDYITRFTKVAMRIPDLHPEVHLHAIKSGLRPGKFQETIAVAKPKTLAEFCEKVKGQIDVEELWQAQKTERSAPSKEEDKSRDSKKAFKPVPRLL, from the coding sequence ATGATCGTTAACAGTGCATCCGACCCTATTCTATGCCGTTATTTTCCATCCTTTTTAGATGGTCCTGCACTTGACTGGTTTTGCTCTTTGCCTGCAGATTCAATATCACGCTTTCAGGAGTTGGCCAAGCAGTTCGAAGATTATTTCGCAGCATCGGCAATATATTTGCATGATTCCGACTACTTGACGACCATTAAACAAGGTCCACAAGAGAGCCTGAAGGATTACATTACCCGTTTTACAAAGGTCGCCATGAGAATCCCTGATCTTCACCCTGAAGTCCATCTCCATGCCATTAAAAGTGGCCTTCGTCCAGGTAAATTTCAGGAGACAATCGCTGTGGCTAAACCTAAAACCCTAGCCGAGTTTTGCGAAAAAGTCAAAGGACAGATAGACGTTGAAGAACTTTGGCAAGCACAAAAGACAGAAAGGTCGGCCCCTAGCAAAGAGGAAGATAAATCGCGGGATAGCAAGAAAGCCTTTAAACCAGTTCCCCGTCTGTTATGA
- the LOC107634211 gene encoding proteinase inhibitor PSI-1.2 has product MAFNKVGVIFLVMVICGMIILEGEVKRVEGCEQVCYEAAYMTCPSSASGEEHLSPACNCCLAPRGCTLYNSDGSTICTAN; this is encoded by the exons ATGGCTTTCAATAAGGTTGGAGTGATCTTTCTTGTCATGGTCATCTGCG GTATGATTATTTTGGAAGGAGAAGTGAAAAGAGTGGAAGGGTGCGAACAGGTATGCTATGAGGCAGCATACATGACGTGTCCATCGTCGGCGTCAGGGGAAGAGCACCTCTCTCCAGCATGTAACTGCTGCCTTGCACCTCGCGGCTGTACCCTTTACAACTCTGATGGATCTACCATTTGCACTGCTAATTAA